A window of the Diospyros lotus cultivar Yz01 unplaced genomic scaffold, ASM1463336v1 superscaf1, whole genome shotgun sequence genome harbors these coding sequences:
- the LOC127792993 gene encoding uncharacterized protein LOC127792993 — protein MMNKKEILKLAKGFRGRAKNCIRIARERVEKALQYSYRDRRTKKRDMRSLWIERINAGTRLHGVNYGNFMHGLMKENIQLNRKVLSELSMHEPHSFKALVDVSRNAFPGNRKVVPPKKEGLSAIL, from the exons atgatgaacaaGAAGGAGATACTGAAGCTTGCAAAGGGGTTCAGAGGAAGGGCGAAGAACTGCATAAGAATTGCAAGAGAGAGGGTCGAGAAGGCCCTTCAGTACTCCTACAGAGACCGCCGCACCAAGAAGCGGGACATGCGGTCTCTCTGGATCGAACGCATCAACGCCGGCACCCGCTTGCACGGC GTTAATTACGGGAACTTCATGCATGGGCTGATGAAGGAGAATATTCAGCTTAACCGGAAAGTTTTGTCAGAGCTCTCTATGCATGAACCACACAGCTTCAAGGCCCTGGTAGACGTTTCTCGAAACGCATTTCCTGGAAACAGAAAAGTAGTACCTCCCAAAAAGGAAGGCCTTTCTGCCATTCTTTAG
- the LOC127792992 gene encoding nuclear transcription factor Y subunit A-7-like isoform X1: MTSSDSDLSDSNEASVEQNHSETAPESLSPLTGMSHHGITPTVQYAAPPQLGVGNTMGQAGYPYPDPYYRSIFAPYDTQPYPAQPYPTQPMVHLQLMGMQQAGVPLPSGAVEEPVFVNAKQYHGILRRRQSRAKAESVNKVIKSRKPYLHESRHLHAVRRARGCGGRFLNLKKTENQQKERESLGDQSQSDITSTNADKHDLAPENVS, encoded by the exons ACAGTAATGAAGCTAGTGTGGAGCAAAATCACTCCGAAACTGCACCGGAGTCTTTATCTCCATTGACAGGGATGTCTCATCATGGCATTACTCCAACTGTACAATATGCGGCACCTCCACAACTTGGAGTAGGAAATACCATG GGGCAGGCAGGTTACCCGTATCCAGATCCTTATTATAGAAGCATCTTTGCGCCGTATGATACACAGCCATATCCTGCACAGCCTTATCCTACACAACCCATG GTTCACCTTCAGTTGATGGGAATGCAGCAAGCTGGTGTTCCCTTGCCATCAGGGGCAGTTGAGGAGCCTGTATTTGTAAATGCAAAGCAATATCATGGCATCTTGAGGCGCCGGCAATCTCGCGCAAAAGCTGAATCAGTGAACAAAGTTATCAAGTCTAGGAAG CCATACTTGCATGAATCTCGGCATCTACATGCAGTAAGAAGAGCTCGAGGATGTGGTGGTCGATTCCTCAATTTGAAGAAGACCGAGAACCAACAAAAAGAGCGAGAGTCGTTAGGCGACCAATCACAATCGGATATCACCTCCACGAATGCTGACAAACATGATCTTGCTCCAGAAAATGTTTCCTGA
- the LOC127792992 gene encoding nuclear transcription factor Y subunit A-7-like isoform X2: MTSSDSDLSDSNEASVEQNHSETAPESLSPLTGMSHHGITPTVQYAAPPQLGVGNTMGQAGYPYPDPYYRSIFAPYDTQPYPAQPYPTQPMLMGMQQAGVPLPSGAVEEPVFVNAKQYHGILRRRQSRAKAESVNKVIKSRKPYLHESRHLHAVRRARGCGGRFLNLKKTENQQKERESLGDQSQSDITSTNADKHDLAPENVS, encoded by the exons ACAGTAATGAAGCTAGTGTGGAGCAAAATCACTCCGAAACTGCACCGGAGTCTTTATCTCCATTGACAGGGATGTCTCATCATGGCATTACTCCAACTGTACAATATGCGGCACCTCCACAACTTGGAGTAGGAAATACCATG GGGCAGGCAGGTTACCCGTATCCAGATCCTTATTATAGAAGCATCTTTGCGCCGTATGATACACAGCCATATCCTGCACAGCCTTATCCTACACAACCCATG TTGATGGGAATGCAGCAAGCTGGTGTTCCCTTGCCATCAGGGGCAGTTGAGGAGCCTGTATTTGTAAATGCAAAGCAATATCATGGCATCTTGAGGCGCCGGCAATCTCGCGCAAAAGCTGAATCAGTGAACAAAGTTATCAAGTCTAGGAAG CCATACTTGCATGAATCTCGGCATCTACATGCAGTAAGAAGAGCTCGAGGATGTGGTGGTCGATTCCTCAATTTGAAGAAGACCGAGAACCAACAAAAAGAGCGAGAGTCGTTAGGCGACCAATCACAATCGGATATCACCTCCACGAATGCTGACAAACATGATCTTGCTCCAGAAAATGTTTCCTGA